Proteins from a single region of Mucilaginibacter daejeonensis:
- a CDS encoding nuclear transport factor 2 family protein — protein sequence MKNTKLIRTALIAMIITTSVISAKAQKMPGVRAQKAVEESVDQLRKLMLDPDSAKLAAIASDKLSYGHSSGKVQNKQEFIHSFTSGDSDFTTLEFTDQSITVSGNTAIVRHTLTGATNDKGKAPGTAKLLIMLVWQKQKQGGWVLLARQAVKFPEPAK from the coding sequence ATGAAGAACACCAAGCTTATCAGAACCGCACTGATCGCTATGATCATCACCACATCGGTCATCTCTGCAAAGGCACAAAAAATGCCGGGCGTACGCGCTCAAAAAGCGGTAGAAGAATCGGTGGACCAGCTGCGGAAACTGATGCTTGACCCTGATAGCGCCAAACTTGCGGCCATCGCGTCTGACAAATTAAGCTACGGCCACTCGAGTGGTAAGGTACAGAACAAGCAGGAATTCATCCACTCTTTTACCAGCGGTGATTCTGATTTTACCACGCTGGAATTCACCGATCAGTCCATCACCGTGTCGGGCAACACTGCCATCGTAAGGCATACGCTTACCGGTGCCACCAATGATAAAGGTAAAGCACCCGGAACAGCTAAATTGCTGATCATGCTGGTATGGCAAAAGCAAAAACAAGGTGGCTGGGTACTGCTGGCCCGTCAGGCCGTTAAATTCCCTGAGCCGGCCAAATAA
- a CDS encoding sodium:solute symporter, with protein MSLADWIVLIVTLLTIVGYGLYKSRQSNDLEQYLAGGRSLPWYHVGLSVMATQASAITFLSAPGLAYSDGMRFVQFYFGLPLAMIVLCITFVPIFHQLKVYTAYEYLEQRFDLRTRVLTSILFLIQRGLSTGITIYAPSIILSSILQINVIYTTVFIGTLVIVYTVWGGTKAVSYTQMLQMSIIFAGMFLAGVVVITLLPDGVGFKNSLQLAGKLGRLNVIDWHFDPNNQYNVWSGIIGGFFLQLSYFGTDQSQVGRYLTGSSIGQSRLGLIMNGLIKIPMQFLILLIGILVFSFYQFNAPPMFFNQNEVDHIQKSTYATQYRTIEKQYAEAAVQRKANAQAYVNAVNTGNYQAAATAQKALRNSLALTDTLRKQGLGLMKHNNALADVNDTNYVFLTFVTHYLPRGLVGLLIAIVFLASMGSTASALNSLASTTVIDIYKRVINKNATDHQYVTASRLATVFWGVVCLGMALYAGQLGNLLEAVNKLGSYIYGVILGVFIVAFYLKWINAQAVFIAAILGEAVVIICGYTNAVAYLWLNVIGCLSVVIIALLIQPLMKQKSPVPNAPGH; from the coding sequence ATGAGCTTAGCCGACTGGATCGTTCTCATCGTTACCCTGCTCACTATAGTAGGCTACGGGCTGTACAAAAGCAGACAAAGTAACGATCTGGAGCAATACCTGGCAGGGGGACGATCATTACCCTGGTACCACGTTGGCCTTTCGGTGATGGCCACTCAAGCCAGCGCTATCACTTTTCTATCCGCCCCGGGGCTGGCCTACTCTGATGGGATGCGCTTTGTGCAGTTCTATTTCGGCCTGCCTCTGGCTATGATCGTGCTGTGCATCACCTTCGTCCCAATATTTCATCAGCTTAAGGTATACACTGCCTATGAGTACCTGGAACAGCGTTTTGACCTGCGTACCCGGGTGCTAACCTCTATATTGTTCCTGATCCAACGAGGCTTGTCTACGGGTATCACCATTTATGCCCCATCGATCATCCTGTCATCCATCTTACAGATCAACGTGATCTATACTACGGTATTTATTGGAACGCTGGTGATCGTGTATACCGTATGGGGTGGTACCAAGGCGGTATCCTACACGCAAATGCTGCAAATGAGCATCATATTCGCTGGCATGTTCCTGGCTGGTGTGGTGGTGATCACTTTACTGCCCGATGGGGTAGGGTTCAAGAATTCGCTGCAACTGGCGGGTAAGCTCGGTCGGCTCAATGTGATCGACTGGCACTTTGATCCCAATAACCAGTATAACGTTTGGAGCGGTATCATCGGTGGTTTCTTTTTGCAGCTATCATACTTCGGTACCGATCAAAGCCAGGTAGGCCGATACCTAACGGGTAGTTCAATAGGGCAAAGCCGCTTAGGGCTGATCATGAACGGACTGATCAAGATACCGATGCAGTTCCTGATCTTGTTGATCGGTATACTGGTGTTCTCGTTCTATCAGTTCAATGCCCCGCCCATGTTCTTTAACCAGAACGAGGTGGACCACATCCAAAAGAGCACTTACGCTACGCAGTATCGCACCATCGAGAAACAGTATGCCGAGGCCGCTGTTCAGCGTAAAGCTAACGCACAAGCTTATGTAAATGCTGTGAACACCGGCAACTATCAGGCGGCAGCCACCGCTCAAAAAGCATTGAGAAACAGCCTGGCCTTGACCGACACCCTACGTAAACAAGGCCTCGGCCTCATGAAACACAATAATGCGCTGGCCGATGTGAACGACACTAATTATGTGTTCCTCACCTTTGTGACGCATTACCTTCCGCGCGGATTGGTAGGCTTGCTGATCGCCATCGTATTTTTAGCGTCGATGGGGTCTACCGCCAGCGCATTGAACTCTTTGGCTTCCACTACCGTGATCGACATTTATAAGCGCGTGATCAACAAGAACGCCACCGATCATCAGTATGTGACCGCTTCCCGTTTGGCCACCGTTTTTTGGGGTGTGGTTTGCCTGGGTATGGCCTTGTATGCCGGGCAGTTAGGTAACCTACTGGAGGCGGTCAATAAATTGGGATCTTACATTTATGGGGTGATACTGGGCGTTTTTATAGTGGCGTTTTACCTGAAATGGATCAATGCCCAAGCCGTATTTATAGCCGCTATATTGGGTGAAGCTGTGGTGATCATTTGTGGTTATACCAATGCGGTGGCTTACCTATGGTTGAACGTGATCGGGTGCTTGAGCGTGGTCATCATCGCGTTATTGATACAGCCTTTAATGAAACAAAAAAGCCCGGTACCTAATGCACCGGGCCATTGA
- a CDS encoding DUF2911 domain-containing protein — MKKIYILLLAIALAGGASSVSAQGFKMPQASSAQTITQELGLGSITVTYSRPNTKGRKIFGALEPYGKVWRTGANSATVIKFADEVTIEGNKVPAGEYALFTIPDPKEWTVILNKTTKQWGAYEYKQADDALRFKVKPMKTSALVETFTIQFNNVTTSAADMYLAWENTALNLHITTEVDARVMANIDAAMKGEKKPYFSAVQYYYENNKDMKKALEWATEAEKTNPKATYYKLWKARVQLRMGDKAGAIATAQEGVRLAKDEKNDEYVRLNEAVIAQAKK, encoded by the coding sequence ATGAAAAAGATCTACATCTTGTTACTGGCCATCGCTTTGGCCGGCGGTGCCTCCAGTGTTAGCGCACAGGGATTTAAAATGCCACAAGCCAGTTCGGCACAGACCATTACGCAGGAGCTGGGTTTAGGCAGCATTACCGTTACCTACTCGCGCCCGAACACCAAAGGCCGTAAGATATTTGGTGCACTGGAGCCTTATGGTAAAGTATGGCGTACAGGTGCTAACTCGGCCACGGTGATCAAATTTGCTGATGAGGTGACGATCGAAGGCAACAAGGTACCAGCCGGCGAATACGCGTTATTCACCATCCCTGACCCTAAAGAATGGACCGTGATCCTGAACAAGACCACCAAACAATGGGGTGCTTACGAATACAAACAAGCCGACGATGCATTGCGCTTTAAAGTGAAGCCAATGAAGACCTCGGCTTTGGTAGAGACCTTTACCATCCAATTTAACAACGTGACCACCTCGGCCGCCGATATGTACCTGGCCTGGGAGAATACCGCCTTGAACCTCCACATCACTACCGAGGTTGATGCCCGTGTGATGGCTAACATCGATGCGGCCATGAAAGGTGAAAAGAAACCTTACTTCTCGGCCGTTCAATACTATTACGAGAACAACAAGGACATGAAAAAGGCTTTAGAGTGGGCTACAGAGGCAGAAAAGACCAACCCTAAAGCAACTTACTATAAATTGTGGAAGGCACGTGTGCAATTGCGTATGGGCGATAAGGCCGGCGCGATCGCTACCGCTCAGGAAGGCGTACGTTTAGCCAAAGATGAAAAGAATGACGAGTATGTGCGCCTGAATGAGGCCGTGATCGCTCAAGCTAAAAAATAA
- a CDS encoding NAD(P)H-dependent oxidoreductase, which translates to MSLKTGLEWRYATKKFDNTKKIPADKLEHLLQTVKLAPSSFGLQHYEIVVVEDPAVRERLKEASYGQSQLTDASQVIVFAVETNIDEDYVKAYIDEMASARGVKREDLSGFEQYVLGSVSRLSREENINWAKKQAYIALGVLISSASELQIDSCPMEGFEADKYDEILGLKEKGLTATVMATIGYRSDEDPYANMAKVRKSDKDLFIRI; encoded by the coding sequence ATGTCACTAAAAACAGGTTTGGAATGGCGCTATGCCACCAAAAAATTCGATAACACCAAAAAGATCCCGGCCGATAAGCTGGAGCATCTGTTACAGACCGTTAAACTGGCGCCGTCATCGTTCGGCCTGCAACATTATGAGATCGTTGTGGTAGAGGACCCAGCCGTACGTGAACGTTTAAAAGAAGCCTCTTACGGCCAGTCACAGCTTACTGATGCCTCACAGGTGATCGTTTTCGCGGTGGAGACCAACATTGACGAGGATTACGTGAAAGCCTATATAGATGAGATGGCCAGTGCACGTGGTGTAAAACGTGAGGACCTGAGCGGTTTTGAACAATATGTATTGGGTAGTGTAAGCCGCCTGAGCCGCGAAGAGAATATTAACTGGGCTAAAAAGCAAGCTTACATCGCGTTGGGTGTATTGATCAGCTCAGCTTCTGAACTACAGATCGACTCATGCCCAATGGAAGGTTTTGAAGCAGATAAATATGATGAGATATTGGGTCTTAAAGAAAAAGGACTGACCGCCACAGTAATGGCCACTATAGGCTACCGCTCTGACGAAGACCCTTACGCCAACATGGCCAAGGTGCGTAAGTCTGACAAAGATCTGTTCATCCGTATATAA
- a CDS encoding acyl-CoA dehydrogenase family protein, with amino-acid sequence MTNNVSHPSALLKPEWVSMIRQHAFAAEQAGLLMPEQLELIYEQKWFKLLVPQEYGGLQMPLNDLVRLEEALSWADGSFGWTVTLCTGAGWFGGFTDPGASRRIFADPKVCLAGSGASTGTAEVTDGGYLLNGHWRYASGVRHATHFTANCIIQQDGQNRTNADGSPLILPFVVNSDQATQMSAWKYIGMMGTGSHAFTMGNAFAPTDRCFKIDPAAAVINDPLYRYPFMQLAEATLAANLSGMAIHFMDLAQPILDKKVVESRRMTPQHGEEMMRIYTELKEELQHLRQLFYEAFDASWEAGLLDIYTTDTLTPVSITSRKLARASREIVDKLYPYCGLQAASPDTEINLAWRDLHTASQHALLTFDV; translated from the coding sequence ATGACCAATAACGTCTCACATCCATCTGCCCTGTTAAAGCCCGAATGGGTGAGCATGATACGCCAACACGCTTTTGCAGCCGAACAGGCAGGCCTGTTAATGCCCGAACAACTGGAACTGATCTATGAGCAGAAATGGTTCAAGCTGTTAGTGCCTCAGGAGTATGGCGGGTTACAAATGCCCTTGAACGACCTGGTGCGCTTGGAAGAGGCTTTAAGCTGGGCCGACGGCAGCTTTGGTTGGACGGTAACGCTTTGTACCGGTGCGGGATGGTTCGGTGGTTTCACGGATCCGGGCGCTTCGCGCCGGATATTTGCTGATCCTAAAGTATGTTTGGCCGGCAGCGGTGCCTCTACCGGTACGGCCGAGGTGACCGATGGAGGATACCTGCTTAATGGACACTGGCGTTATGCAAGTGGCGTACGCCATGCTACCCATTTTACCGCTAACTGCATAATTCAGCAGGATGGTCAAAATAGGACCAATGCCGATGGTTCACCGCTGATACTGCCCTTTGTGGTGAATAGTGATCAGGCTACGCAAATGTCGGCCTGGAAATATATCGGGATGATGGGAACCGGGAGCCACGCCTTTACCATGGGTAATGCCTTTGCCCCTACCGATCGCTGTTTCAAGATCGATCCGGCAGCTGCGGTGATCAATGATCCGCTATATCGTTACCCATTCATGCAACTGGCCGAGGCTACTTTGGCCGCCAACCTTTCAGGCATGGCCATTCATTTCATGGACCTGGCCCAGCCTATATTGGATAAAAAGGTGGTCGAGTCGAGACGGATGACCCCTCAGCATGGTGAAGAAATGATGAGGATATACACGGAGCTGAAAGAAGAATTACAACACCTTCGCCAACTGTTTTATGAAGCCTTTGATGCATCTTGGGAAGCCGGCTTATTAGATATTTACACCACCGACACCTTAACTCCGGTAAGCATCACCAGCCGTAAACTGGCACGAGCCTCGCGCGAGATCGTGGACAAATTGTATCCTTATTGCGGATTGCAAGCCGCCTCACCTGATACTGAGATCAATTTGGCCTGGCGCGACCTGCACACGGCCAGCCAACATGCGTTACTAACCTTCGACGTGTAG
- the pnuC gene encoding nicotinamide riboside transporter PnuC encodes MQQWIDLLTEQMRHTTWLEWVAVLMGVAEVLLARKNNVWLYPAGIAGSAITITLLLEVGLYAEAGLSAYYVVMSIYGWYLWLRQTGKPPLKVAWATRNEWMITLLIAFGGWGVIYLLLHHFTSSTVPVWDAWVSSTAWAGTWLLARRRVENWVVLNVSNLFAIPLLFHKQLILFAALTIFLFIVAIFGFVDWMKIARQKAYTA; translated from the coding sequence ATGCAACAATGGATAGACCTGTTGACCGAGCAAATGCGTCACACCACCTGGTTGGAGTGGGTGGCCGTACTGATGGGTGTTGCCGAGGTGTTACTGGCTCGTAAAAATAACGTGTGGTTATATCCGGCAGGCATCGCCGGGTCGGCCATTACGATCACTTTATTGCTGGAGGTAGGGCTTTATGCAGAGGCCGGCCTGAGCGCCTATTACGTGGTCATGAGCATTTACGGCTGGTACTTATGGTTACGCCAAACGGGTAAGCCACCCTTAAAAGTGGCCTGGGCAACGCGTAATGAGTGGATGATCACTTTGCTCATCGCTTTTGGCGGCTGGGGAGTGATCTATCTGCTGCTGCATCATTTCACCTCTTCCACAGTACCGGTTTGGGATGCGTGGGTATCATCTACTGCCTGGGCAGGTACCTGGTTGCTGGCCCGCAGGCGGGTCGAAAATTGGGTGGTACTCAACGTATCTAATCTGTTCGCTATCCCGTTACTGTTCCACAAACAATTGATCCTATTTGCGGCGCTTACCATCTTTTTATTCATCGTGGCCATTTTTGGCTTTGTAGACTGGATGAAGATCGCCCGCCAAAAAGCTTATACCGCATGA
- a CDS encoding TonB-dependent receptor has product MKKIFPALCAMLLPLVAAAQITLTGKVTDQNTGKPLPGATIILQGQQARPSTSTSADGFYRFSNLASGSYAMKVSYIGYLLSSRTIQLSADQNINIALASANFTADEVTVSATRASAKSPTAFTNLKKADIEKNNLGQDLPYLLNQTPSVVTTSDAGAGVGYTGIRIRGSDGTRINVTVNGIPLNDAESQGSFFINLPDFASSVNNIQIQRGVGTSTNGASAFGASLNIQTNTRRDSAYAEINSSAGSYGTVKNTIQLGSGLLNDHFTLDARLSRIASDGYIDRASSNLLSYYLSGAWYGKNATLRANVFAGKERTYQAWNGIPDYIIGDEKYAASVGVTDVRRYNELGLISGTDYNKSYFYKDQTDNYQQNHYQLLYDQQFNSKLSFSGALHYTKGGGYYEEYKKDQDVTKYGLKPAIVNGAPVNTTNLVRRLWLDNDFYGLTYSLKYRPQDKLNLILGGAYNEYKGAHFGNIIYADQSTGIIPNYEYYRDDAKKTDFNTFARGEWNVGNFLLYADMQYRHINYSFLGFDRNLNNVQQDVKLDFFNPKAGVTYNISDRSNVYASIAVGNHEPNRNDYTNSTPQSRPKAENLKDIEAGYRTAGKNYNVGINGFYMIYKNQLILTGALNDVGAAIRSNVDNSYRAGMELDGKVVIVPQLTWAANATFSTNKVKDYQRFLENYDTGAFVEQSYKKADLSFSPSVIAGSEISYSPVKNGSIALLSKYVSRQYLDNTSNVNVGLTTDPAVANNKYATNRYLDGYFVNDVRLNYNFAMKGIKNVGITLLVNNIFSTKYISNGATYTAISGGYVYNYNYLYPQAPINFLAALNLRF; this is encoded by the coding sequence TTGAAAAAAATTTTTCCGGCGCTTTGCGCCATGTTGCTGCCACTTGTTGCGGCGGCACAGATCACCTTGACGGGCAAGGTGACCGACCAAAACACCGGTAAGCCATTACCAGGGGCAACTATCATTTTACAAGGCCAGCAAGCCAGGCCGAGCACCAGCACTTCGGCCGATGGATTCTACCGGTTCAGTAACTTGGCATCTGGTAGTTATGCAATGAAAGTGAGCTACATAGGATATCTGCTCAGCAGCAGGACCATACAACTTTCAGCTGATCAAAATATCAACATTGCCTTAGCGTCGGCCAACTTTACAGCCGATGAAGTGACCGTTAGCGCCACCCGGGCATCCGCCAAATCGCCAACAGCATTTACCAACCTCAAAAAGGCCGATATCGAGAAAAATAACCTCGGTCAGGACCTCCCCTACTTGTTGAACCAAACGCCATCGGTGGTCACCACTTCAGATGCCGGTGCTGGTGTAGGCTATACCGGTATCCGTATCCGTGGATCTGATGGTACGCGTATCAACGTGACGGTGAACGGTATACCGCTCAATGATGCAGAGAGCCAGGGAAGTTTCTTCATCAACCTGCCTGATTTTGCCTCATCGGTCAACAATATCCAGATACAGCGCGGTGTGGGCACGTCTACCAACGGTGCCAGTGCCTTTGGTGCCAGCTTGAACATCCAGACCAATACCCGTCGCGACAGTGCCTATGCCGAGATCAACTCGTCTGCAGGCTCATACGGTACGGTGAAGAATACTATTCAATTGGGGTCAGGTCTACTGAACGATCATTTTACCCTTGATGCACGCTTATCAAGGATAGCCTCTGATGGCTATATTGACAGGGCATCATCCAACCTGCTATCATACTACCTGAGCGGTGCCTGGTACGGTAAAAACGCCACTTTGCGCGCCAACGTTTTCGCCGGTAAAGAACGTACTTACCAGGCCTGGAATGGTATCCCCGATTACATAATCGGCGACGAAAAATATGCCGCATCAGTTGGGGTGACCGACGTACGCCGTTACAACGAATTGGGCCTCATATCAGGTACCGATTACAACAAAAGCTATTTTTATAAGGACCAAACCGATAACTACCAGCAGAACCATTACCAGTTGCTGTATGATCAGCAATTCAATAGTAAGTTATCATTCAGCGGTGCCTTGCACTATACCAAGGGCGGTGGTTACTATGAAGAATACAAAAAAGATCAGGATGTGACCAAATATGGCTTGAAGCCTGCCATTGTGAATGGTGCCCCAGTGAATACCACTAACCTGGTGCGTCGCCTGTGGCTGGATAATGACTTTTATGGTTTGACCTACTCTTTAAAATATCGTCCGCAAGATAAACTTAACCTGATCTTGGGTGGCGCTTATAATGAGTACAAAGGTGCTCACTTTGGTAACATCATTTACGCTGATCAGAGTACAGGCATCATCCCCAACTATGAGTACTATCGTGATGATGCAAAAAAGACGGACTTCAACACCTTTGCACGTGGTGAGTGGAACGTTGGTAACTTCTTGCTTTATGCCGACATGCAGTATCGCCACATTAATTACTCTTTCCTGGGTTTTGATCGTAACCTGAACAATGTTCAGCAGGATGTTAAACTGGACTTTTTTAACCCTAAGGCAGGTGTGACCTACAACATTAGCGATCGCAGTAATGTGTACGCATCCATAGCGGTTGGTAACCATGAGCCTAATCGTAACGACTATACCAACTCTACCCCCCAAAGCCGACCAAAGGCCGAGAACCTGAAAGATATAGAAGCTGGTTACCGCACTGCTGGTAAGAACTACAATGTGGGTATCAATGGTTTCTACATGATCTACAAAAATCAATTGATCTTGACCGGTGCACTGAATGATGTTGGGGCTGCGATCCGTAGTAACGTGGATAACAGTTACCGCGCCGGTATGGAGCTGGACGGTAAAGTGGTGATCGTTCCACAGCTGACCTGGGCCGCTAACGCTACGTTCAGTACCAATAAGGTGAAGGACTATCAACGTTTCCTTGAAAATTACGATACCGGTGCTTTTGTTGAACAGAGTTACAAAAAGGCTGATCTGTCATTCTCTCCATCGGTGATCGCTGGTAGCGAGATCAGTTACTCACCGGTGAAGAATGGTAGCATTGCATTGTTAAGCAAGTATGTGAGCAGGCAGTACCTGGACAATACATCGAACGTGAATGTGGGCCTGACCACTGATCCGGCGGTTGCCAACAACAAATACGCAACGAACCGCTACCTGGATGGTTACTTTGTGAACGATGTTCGGCTGAACTACAATTTTGCAATGAAGGGTATCAAGAATGTGGGAATAACTTTGTTAGTGAACAATATATTCAGCACCAAATACATCTCTAATGGAGCTACTTACACCGCAATAAGTGGTGGATATGTGTATAACTACAACTACTTGTACCCACAAGCACCGATCAACTTTTTAGCCGCATTGAATTTGAGGTTTTAA
- the nadA gene encoding quinolinate synthase NadA → MDILEEINIKGFHEEEIDPTLDLYDEIAKLKKEKNAVILAHYYQEGEIQDIADYIGDSLGLSQQAAKTDADIIVFAGVHFMAETAKILSPEKKVLLPDLKAGCSLADSCPPHLFKKFKEQYPDHLVITYVNCTAELKALSDIVCTSSNAVQIVESLPADQKIIFGPDRNLGAWVAKKTGRDLVLWNGACMVHEIFSREKITKLTERYPNAKILAHPECEEHILQLADYIGSTTGILKYATNSVEKEFIVATESGILHQMQKDNPDKLFIPAPPNNTCACNDCPHMKRNTLEKLYLCLKNEMPEITLPADIIEKAVKPIERMLDISASLGL, encoded by the coding sequence ATGGACATTTTAGAAGAGATCAATATAAAAGGCTTTCATGAAGAAGAGATCGATCCCACACTCGACCTTTACGACGAGATAGCCAAACTCAAAAAAGAAAAGAACGCCGTGATCCTGGCGCACTATTACCAGGAAGGCGAGATACAAGACATTGCCGACTACATTGGAGACAGCCTGGGCCTATCACAACAGGCCGCTAAGACCGACGCCGACATCATTGTATTCGCCGGTGTGCACTTCATGGCCGAGACCGCTAAGATCTTATCACCCGAAAAGAAAGTGTTACTGCCTGACCTGAAGGCTGGCTGTTCTTTAGCCGATAGTTGTCCACCACATCTGTTCAAAAAGTTCAAAGAGCAGTACCCTGATCATTTGGTGATCACCTACGTGAACTGTACCGCTGAGCTGAAGGCTCTGAGCGATATCGTTTGTACCTCAAGCAATGCGGTACAGATCGTGGAAAGTTTACCGGCCGATCAAAAGATCATTTTTGGTCCTGACCGCAACTTAGGCGCCTGGGTAGCTAAAAAGACAGGCCGCGACCTGGTGCTGTGGAACGGTGCCTGTATGGTGCATGAGATATTCAGCCGTGAAAAGATCACTAAACTGACCGAGCGTTATCCTAACGCCAAGATACTGGCCCACCCCGAATGTGAAGAACACATCCTGCAGCTGGCCGATTACATTGGCTCTACCACCGGGATATTGAAATATGCTACTAACAGTGTGGAAAAAGAGTTCATAGTGGCCACAGAGTCGGGCATACTGCACCAGATGCAGAAAGATAACCCGGATAAGCTGTTTATACCCGCTCCACCGAATAATACTTGCGCGTGCAACGACTGCCCTCACATGAAACGAAACACGCTGGAGAAGCTTTATTTGTGCCTTAAGAACGAGATGCCTGAGATAACCTTACCAGCCGATATCATTGAGAAAGCCGTGAAACCGATCGAGCGCATGCTGGACATCTCAGCAAGCCTGGGGTTGTAA
- the nadB gene encoding L-aspartate oxidase, giving the protein MTRHVDFLVIGSGIAGLSFALKAGKHGKVLIVTKASEDESNTKYAQGGVAVVVDKKEDSFEKHIEDTLIAGDGLCDEEVVRIVVEEGPERIREIIDYGTNFDKTNSGAYDLAKEGGHSEFRVLHYKDITGFEMERALLEQIHQNPNIEILTHHFAVDLITQHHLGELVKKSSPDIQCYGIYAFNTETKEVETIESKVTVMASGGAGHIYATTTNPVIATGDGVAMVYRAKGKVRNMEFIQFHPTALYNPGEYPSFLISEAVRGFGGVLKRTNGEEFMQEYDSRKSLAPRDIVARAIDAEIKKSGEDYVYLDVRHKSKADILAHFPNIYAKCLDIGIDMTKDMIPVSPACHYMCGGVMVDHHGRTSIQQLYACGECASTGLHGANRLASNSLLEALVFAHRIYEDAVQRFEHSVVPANIPGWDEKGVQLSNEDILVTHNIREMQRLMNDYVGIVRSDFRLERAMRRLRLLYEETEEFYKRTKLSVKLCELRNLIQVSYIVVRSAMERKESRGLHYTTDHPEHADVLKDTVF; this is encoded by the coding sequence ATGACAAGACATGTGGATTTCCTGGTGATAGGATCAGGCATTGCCGGATTAAGTTTTGCACTTAAAGCTGGTAAACACGGTAAGGTACTGATAGTTACCAAAGCCAGCGAAGATGAGTCGAACACCAAGTATGCACAAGGCGGCGTTGCCGTAGTTGTGGATAAAAAAGAGGATTCATTTGAAAAGCACATTGAGGACACCCTGATCGCCGGTGATGGGCTGTGTGATGAAGAGGTGGTCAGGATAGTGGTGGAGGAAGGTCCGGAACGCATACGTGAGATCATCGATTACGGTACCAACTTCGATAAGACCAACTCTGGCGCTTATGATCTGGCTAAAGAAGGTGGTCACTCCGAGTTCAGGGTATTACATTATAAGGATATCACCGGGTTTGAGATGGAACGCGCTTTACTGGAGCAGATCCATCAGAACCCGAATATTGAGATACTAACCCATCATTTTGCGGTAGACCTGATCACCCAGCACCATTTGGGCGAGCTGGTGAAAAAGTCGAGTCCTGACATTCAGTGTTATGGTATTTATGCTTTTAATACAGAGACCAAAGAGGTAGAGACCATCGAATCCAAAGTGACGGTGATGGCGTCAGGCGGTGCAGGGCATATTTACGCTACCACCACCAACCCGGTTATCGCTACCGGCGACGGCGTGGCTATGGTGTATCGTGCTAAAGGTAAGGTGCGCAATATGGAGTTCATCCAGTTCCATCCCACCGCCTTATATAATCCGGGTGAGTATCCATCGTTCCTGATATCTGAAGCCGTACGCGGATTTGGTGGCGTTTTGAAACGCACCAACGGCGAAGAATTTATGCAGGAGTATGATTCGCGCAAGTCATTAGCGCCGCGCGACATCGTGGCCCGTGCCATTGATGCCGAGATCAAAAAGTCGGGTGAGGATTACGTTTATTTAGATGTACGTCACAAAAGCAAGGCTGACATCTTAGCCCACTTCCCTAATATATATGCAAAGTGCCTGGATATCGGTATCGACATGACCAAGGACATGATCCCCGTATCGCCGGCGTGTCATTACATGTGTGGAGGAGTGATGGTTGATCATCATGGTCGTACCTCCATTCAACAGCTGTATGCATGCGGTGAGTGTGCTTCAACTGGCCTTCATGGTGCTAATCGGTTGGCTTCCAATTCGTTACTGGAAGCTTTGGTATTTGCTCATCGTATTTACGAAGATGCGGTACAGCGATTTGAGCATAGTGTTGTTCCTGCTAACATACCTGGATGGGATGAAAAAGGGGTGCAGCTCTCTAACGAGGATATATTAGTGACCCACAACATACGTGAGATGCAGCGCCTGATGAATGATTATGTGGGTATCGTGCGGTCTGACTTTAGGTTGGAGCGGGCCATGCGCCGTTTGCGTTTATTGTATGAAGAAACGGAAGAATTTTATAAACGAACCAAATTGTCGGTCAAATTGTGTGAGTTGCGCAACCTGATACAGGTATCATATATTGTTGTAAGATCGGCTATGGAGCGCAAGGAAAGCAGGGGACTACACTATACTACCGATCATCCTGAACATGCGGATGTGTTAAAAGACACGGTATTTTAA